Proteins from a single region of Streptomyces sp. HUAS 15-9:
- a CDS encoding rod shape-determining protein: MSTATARPGCRRCSGVALDLGSARTRARIGGPGVVLEGPTIAWPGAVRPVRRGAIVDTPGTSRVLERLLGDRLSGPRRPLVVVAVPALGGVAFRTEARTAVEVLRPRAVLTVPAARAVACAAGADPARTLLVVDAGAQLTEVVLLADGAVVDARCTVLGTDDLDDATTVMDLVEAVTGMVTAMLGQDRTSQTADALRRGPLLAGGGALRPGFADRLTDRLHAPVRPLPAPHTATVRGAAALLTAAHGHPSAGDEVHPAARPHQGRSGGSGGHEAAVPDRPR, encoded by the coding sequence GTGAGCACGGCAACAGCACGGCCGGGGTGCCGGCGCTGCTCCGGCGTCGCCCTCGACCTGGGCAGTGCCCGCACGCGCGCCCGGATCGGCGGCCCGGGAGTCGTTCTGGAGGGGCCGACCATCGCCTGGCCCGGCGCCGTCCGTCCCGTGCGGCGCGGCGCCATCGTGGACACCCCGGGCACCTCCCGGGTGCTCGAGCGGCTGCTCGGTGACCGTCTGTCCGGCCCGCGCCGCCCGCTGGTGGTCGTGGCCGTGCCCGCCCTGGGAGGTGTCGCCTTCCGGACCGAGGCCCGTACCGCCGTCGAGGTCCTGCGTCCGCGGGCCGTGCTGACCGTCCCGGCGGCACGGGCGGTGGCGTGCGCCGCGGGCGCGGATCCGGCCCGCACGCTGCTCGTGGTGGACGCCGGCGCGCAGCTCACCGAGGTGGTGCTGTTGGCGGACGGCGCCGTCGTCGACGCCCGGTGCACGGTCCTGGGCACCGACGACCTCGACGACGCCACCACCGTCATGGATCTGGTCGAGGCGGTGACCGGCATGGTGACCGCGATGCTCGGGCAGGACCGCACGTCACAGACCGCCGACGCGCTGCGCCGAGGACCCCTCCTGGCCGGCGGAGGCGCGCTGCGTCCGGGGTTCGCCGATCGTCTCACCGACAGGTTGCACGCTCCCGTACGGCCCCTCCCCGCACCCCACACCGCCACCGTGCGCGGCGCCGCGGCACTCCTCACTGCCGCTCACGGCCACCCGTCGGCGGGCGACGAGGTGCACCCCGCCGCCCGTCCCCACCAGGGCCGGTCCGGCGGATCAGGCGGCCACGAAGCGGCGGTGCCGGACCGGCCGAGGTGA
- a CDS encoding LacI family DNA-binding transcriptional regulator, which yields MGESRRSGTGASLAHLTNQAILQTLPRTVNTGVGAAFILTALAVLGGEALGDFALALLVGLVVGTYSSIFTAAPMAPRTGGTHLLAPFTQVICASCAILAFMTRRLAEVAKKVGVSEATVSRVLNNKPGVSQATRQAVLSALDVLGYERPTQLRGERARLVGLVLPELQNPIFPAFAEVIGGALAQLGLTPVLCTQTKGGVSEADYVTLLLQQQVSGVVFAGGLYAQADAPHDHYRLLADRNIPVVLVNAAIEHLGFPGVSCDDAVAVEQAWRHLASLGHERIGLVLGPGDHVPSARKLAAARAIAGGELPDEFVARAMFSIEGGHAATAKLIDRGVTGFVCASDPLALGAVRAARRKGLDVPSQISVVGYDDSALMNCTEPPLTTVRQPIESMGKAAVELLNARIGGSAVAADELLFEPELVVRGSTAQAPRP from the coding sequence ATCGGGGAAAGCCGGCGCTCGGGCACCGGGGCCTCACTCGCGCACCTGACGAACCAGGCGATCCTGCAGACGCTGCCGCGTACCGTCAACACCGGCGTGGGGGCGGCGTTCATCCTCACCGCCCTGGCCGTGCTCGGCGGCGAGGCCCTCGGCGACTTCGCCCTCGCCCTGCTCGTGGGGCTGGTGGTCGGCACCTACTCCTCGATCTTCACCGCCGCCCCGATGGCCCCTCGAACTGGAGGCACACATCTCCTCGCCCCCTTCACGCAAGTGATTTGCGCTTCTTGCGCTATTCTTGCGTTCATGACGCGACGACTTGCGGAAGTGGCGAAGAAGGTCGGGGTCAGCGAGGCCACGGTCAGCCGGGTGCTCAACAACAAGCCCGGGGTCTCCCAAGCCACCCGGCAGGCGGTGCTCTCCGCCCTCGACGTCCTCGGCTACGAACGGCCCACCCAGCTGCGCGGCGAGCGCGCGCGGCTGGTGGGGCTGGTCCTGCCGGAGCTGCAGAACCCCATCTTCCCGGCGTTCGCCGAGGTCATCGGTGGCGCACTGGCCCAGCTCGGACTCACCCCGGTGCTGTGCACCCAGACCAAGGGCGGGGTCTCCGAGGCGGACTACGTGACCCTGTTGCTGCAGCAGCAGGTCTCCGGGGTCGTCTTCGCCGGCGGTCTGTACGCCCAGGCCGACGCCCCGCACGACCACTACCGGCTGCTCGCCGACCGCAACATCCCGGTGGTGCTGGTCAACGCGGCCATCGAGCACCTCGGCTTCCCGGGCGTCTCCTGTGACGACGCGGTCGCCGTGGAGCAGGCCTGGCGCCACCTCGCCTCCCTGGGGCACGAGCGGATCGGCCTCGTGCTCGGTCCCGGGGACCATGTGCCGTCGGCGCGGAAGCTGGCGGCGGCGCGGGCGATCGCCGGGGGAGAGCTGCCCGACGAGTTCGTGGCCCGCGCCATGTTCTCGATCGAGGGCGGCCACGCGGCGACGGCCAAGCTCATCGACCGCGGGGTCACCGGGTTCGTCTGCGCCAGCGACCCGCTCGCCCTGGGAGCCGTACGGGCCGCCCGGCGCAAGGGACTTGACGTGCCGTCACAGATCTCGGTGGTCGGGTACGACGACTCCGCGCTGATGAACTGCACCGAGCCGCCCCTCACCACGGTCCGCCAGCCCATCGAGTCCATGGGCAAGGCCGCCGTGGAACTGCTGAACGCGCGGATCGGCGGCAGTGCCGTAGCCGCCGACGAACTGCTCTTCGAGCCGGAGCTGGTGGTCCGGGGATCGACCGCGCAAGCCCCTCGTCCCTGA
- a CDS encoding MmyB family transcriptional regulator, which translates to MAYQAGGQRSAPRPVPESLEAQAYLQDYATLLEAVAFPSVVFDHRWDVVLANSAFETLFRGIGPHPTAMPGGNLLRFVLFHPDAGMVLGEHEARWCLPMLAHFKAAMERYGHDHELQAIRREISQDPIMEAAYRHGLPHWIRAVGDEAMEHDGAVRPLLHPDPRWGATECRIVGDTPKMLEAMGYTRLTLVLRDTRRPSAAPRRPRRARGTATHLTVVPTADA; encoded by the coding sequence ATGGCATATCAGGCAGGTGGGCAGCGGTCGGCGCCGAGGCCCGTCCCCGAGAGTCTTGAGGCCCAGGCATATCTTCAGGACTACGCCACGCTTCTGGAGGCCGTCGCCTTCCCGTCCGTGGTCTTCGACCACCGCTGGGACGTCGTCCTGGCCAACAGCGCGTTCGAGACACTTTTCCGGGGGATCGGCCCGCATCCCACGGCCATGCCGGGCGGCAACCTGCTCCGGTTCGTGCTGTTCCACCCCGACGCGGGAATGGTTCTCGGAGAGCACGAGGCGCGTTGGTGCCTGCCGATGCTGGCGCACTTCAAGGCGGCCATGGAGCGCTACGGCCATGACCACGAACTGCAGGCCATCCGCCGGGAGATCTCCCAGGACCCCATCATGGAGGCCGCGTACCGGCACGGTCTGCCGCACTGGATCAGGGCCGTGGGGGACGAGGCCATGGAGCACGACGGCGCCGTCCGCCCCCTGCTCCACCCCGACCCGCGCTGGGGCGCGACCGAGTGCCGCATCGTCGGTGACACCCCGAAGATGCTCGAGGCGATGGGGTACACGCGCCTCACCCTGGTCCTGCGCGACACCCGCCGCCCCAGCGCGGCCCCGCGCCGCCCCCGCCGCGCCCGCGGCACCGCCACGCACCTGACCGTAGTACCGACCGCGGACGCCTGA